One Scleropages formosus chromosome 8, fSclFor1.1, whole genome shotgun sequence DNA window includes the following coding sequences:
- the kcnk1b gene encoding potassium channel subfamily K member 1b: MLQSLTSNSCVRLIQSNRSTWYFLFLVLGYVLYLVFGAVVFSSVELPYEDLLRQELRAVKRQFLQDNECLSEERLEEFLARALEASNYGVSVLNNASANWNWDFTSALFFASTVLSTTGYGHTAPLSDGGKAFCIVYSVIGIPFTLLFLTAVVQRIMVFSTRRPVMYVHTRWGLSKPLVAAIHAALLAVVITSCFFLIPAAIFSALEGDWNFLESFYFCFISLSTIGLGDYVPGEGYNQKFRELYKVGITVYLILGLIAMLVVLETFCELQQLKQLRKMFYLKKEKPQDRLNILDHDHLSFTSVADHSSTLREDKTEPFVDVPVLSSPAGDDPMIR; encoded by the exons ATGCTGCAGTCGCTGACGAGCAACTCGTGCGTGCGCCTCATCCAGAGCAACCGCTCCACCTGGTACTTCCTGTTCCTCGTGCTCGGCTACGTGCTCTACCTGGTCTTCGGCGCCGTGGTCTTCTCCTCGGTGGAGCTGCCCTACGAGGACCTGCTGCGCCAGGAGCTGCGCGCCGTCAAGCGCCAGTTCCTGCAGGACAACGAGTGCCTGTCGGAGGAGCGCCTCGAGGAGTTCCTGGCGCGCGCGCTCGAGGCCAGCAACTACGGCGTGTCCGTGCTGAACAACGCGTCGGCCAACTGGAATTGGGACTTCACCTCGGCGCTCTTCTTCGCCAGCACCGTGCTGTCCACCACGG GGTATGGCCACACGGCACCGCTGTCAGACGGGGGCAAGGCATTCTGCATTGTGTACTCTGTCATTGGCATCCCCTTCACCCTGCTCTTCCTCACGGCTGTGGTGCAGAGGATCATGGTCTTCAGCACAAGACGGCCCGTCATGTATGTGCACACGCGCTGGGGCCTCTCCAAGCCCCTGGTGGCAGCCATCCACGCTGCCCTCTTGGCTGTTGTCATAACATCCTGCTTCTTCCTAATCCCTGCTGCCATCTTCTCTGCCCTGGAGGGTGACTGGAATTTCCTGGAGTCCTTCTACTTCTGCTTCATCTCCCTCAGCACCATCGGGCTTGGTGACTATGTCCCCGGGGAGGGCTACAACCAAAAGTTTCGTGAGCTCTACAAAGTGGGCATCACTG TTTACCTGATCCTGGGTTTGATTGCCATGCTTGTGGTCCTGGAGACCTTCtgtgagctgcagcagctgaagcAGCTGAGGAAGATGTTCTACCTGAAGAAGGAGAAACCCCAGGACCGGCTGAACATCCTGGATCATGACCACCTGTCGTTCACGTCGGTAGCCGACCACTCCTCCACGCTCCGCGAGGACAAGACGGAGCCCTTTGTGGATGTTCCGGTCCTTTCTTCCCCAGCAGGGGATGACCCCATGATCAGATAA